One Oryza glaberrima chromosome 10, OglaRS2, whole genome shotgun sequence DNA segment encodes these proteins:
- the LOC127785721 gene encoding uncharacterized protein At2g38710 isoform X2: MVVATEEMAVYCFDALVSHYSGDQPPPPAFEEGIHPLFVTWKKATNGSEPRLRGCIGTLEARQIVTGFKEYALTSALRDRRFPPIQSKELPYLECTVSILTEYETALNHLDWEVGKHGLIIEFTDPDYNMRRSATYLPEVAAHEGWTHLETIDSLMRKAGYNGTITDSLRKKLRVTRYQSTLYTMHYGEYAAYVKKNRGATPEINGAPIINGFKPGH; this comes from the exons ATGGTGGTGGCCACGGAGGAAATGGCGGTCTACTGCTTCGACGCCCTCGTCTCCCACTACAGCGgcgaccagccgccgccgcccgccttcGAGGAGGGCATCCA CCCATTGTTTGTCACCTGGAAGAAGGCTACCAATGGTTCAGAACCACGCCTTCGAGGATGCATTGGAACCTTGGAGGCTCGTCAGATTGTCACTGGCTTCAAGGAGTATGCGCTCACAAG TGCATTGAGGGACCGCCGCTTTCCTCCTATACAGTCGAAAGAACTGCCGTATTTGGAGTGTACAGTATCTATACTGACCGAATATGAAACTGCACTTAACCACCTTGACTGGGAG GTGGGTAAGCATGGGTTAATTATTGAATTCACTGATCCAGACTATAACATGAGGCGCAGTGCAACTTATTTACCTGAGGTTGCTGCCCATGAAG GATGGACACATCTAGAGACCATTGACTCACTGATGAGGAAGGCAGGTTACAATGGTACCATAACCGACTCTTTGAGGAAGAAACTCCGTGTCACCCGCTACCAGAGTACCCTGTACACTATGCACTATGGTGAATACGCTGCATACGTCAAGAAGAACAGAGGAGCTACACCAGAAATTAACGGGGCACCTATAATTAATGGCTTCAAACCAGGCCATTGA
- the LOC127785699 gene encoding abscisic acid receptor PYL10, with the protein MEQQEEVPPPPAGLGLTAEEYAQVRATVEAHHRYAVGPGQCSSLLAQRIHAPPAAVWAVVRRFDCPQVYKHFIRSCVLRPDPHHDDNGNDLRPGRLREVSVISGLPASTSTERLDLLDDAHRVFGFTITGGEHRLRNYRSVTTVSQLDEICTLVLESYIVDVPDGNTEDDTRLFADTVIRLNLQKLKSVSEANANAAAAAAAPPPPPAAAE; encoded by the coding sequence ATGGAGCAGCAGGAGGaagtgccaccgccgccggcggggctGGGGCTGACGGCGGAGGAGTACGCGCAGGTGCGGGCGACGGTGGAGGCGCACCACCGCTACGCCGTGGGGCCGGGCCAatgctcctccctcctcgcgcaGCGCATccacgcgccgcccgccgccgtctggGCCGTCGTCCGCCGCTTCGACTGCCCCCAGGTGTACAAGCACTTCATCCGCAGCTGCGTCCTCCGGCCCGACCCCCACCACGACGACAACGGCAACGACCTCCgccccggccgcctccgcgaGGTCAGCGTCATCTCCGGCCTCCCCGCCAGCACCAGCACCGAGCGCCTCGACCTCCTCGACGACGCCCACCGCGTCTTCGGCTTCaccatcaccggcggcgagcaccgcctCCGCAACTACCGATCCGTCACCACCGTCTCCCAGCTCGACGAGATCTGCACCCTCGTCCTCGAGTCCTACATCGTCGACGTCCCCGACGGCAACACCGAGGACGACACCCGCCTCTTCGCCGACACCGTCATCAGGCTCAACCTCCAGAAGCTCAAGTCCGTCTCCGAGGCCAACGccaacgccgctgccgccgccgccgctcctcctcctccaccggcggcggcggaatag
- the LOC127786296 gene encoding mitochondrial carnitine/acylcarnitine carrier-like protein isoform X1: protein MGDVVKDLVAGTVGGAANLIVGHPFDTIKVKLQSQPTPAPGQFPKYAGAVDAVKQTIATEGPRGLYKGMGAPLATVAAFNALLFTVRGQMEALLRSEPGQPLTVNQQVVAGAGAGVAVSFLACPTELIKCRSIGIPRLQAQSALAEAAAASGVALPKGPIDVAKHVVREAGMKGLFKGLVPTMGREVPGNAVMFGVYEGTKQYLAGGQDTSNLGRGSLILSGGLAGAVFWLSVYPTDVVKSVIQVDDYKKPRYSGSVDAFKKILAADGVKGLYKGFGPAMARSVPANAATFLAYEITRSALG, encoded by the exons ATGGGGGACGTGGTCAAGGACCTGGTGGCGGGCACCGTCGGGGGAGCGGCCAACCTCATCGTCGGCCACCCCTTCGACACCATCAAGGTCAAGCTCCAGAGCCAGCCCACCCCTGCCCCCGGCCAATTCCCCAAgtacgccggcgccgtcgacgccgtcaAGCAGACCATCGCCACCGAGGGCCCCAGGGGCCTCTACAAGGGGATGGgtgcgccgctcgccaccgtcgccgccttcaACGCCCTCCTCTTCACCGTCAGGGGCCAGATGGAGGCCCTGCTGCGCTCCGAGCCCGGCCAGCCTCTCACGGTCAACCAGCAGGTCGTCGCCGGTGCGGGTGCTGGTGTTGCCGTCTCCTTCCTCGCTTGCCCAACTGAGCTCATCAAGTGCAG ATCAATAGGAATCCCCAG GTTGCAGGCCCAGAGTGCTTTAGCCGAGGCAGCTGCTGCTTCTGGCGTAGCCCTACCCAAAGGACCAATTGATGTGGCAAAGCACGTCGTCAGGGAAGCCGGCATGAAGGGTTTGTTCAAGGGCCTTGTCCCTACAATGGGCCGCGAGGTTCCTGGCAATGCCGTGATGTTTGGTGTGTATGAAGGCACCAAGCAGTACCTCGCCGGTGGTCAGGACACATCAAACCTCGGCAGGGGCTCTCTCATCCTATCCGGAGGCCTTGCTGGGGCGGTGTTCTGGCTCTCGGTTTACCCTACCGACGTCGTGAAGAGCGTGATTCAGGTGGATGACTACAAGAAGCCAAGGTACTCAGGGTCGGTCGACGCTTTCAAGAAGATTCTCGCGGCCGATGGAGTGAAGGGCTTGTACAAGGGGTTTGGACCTGCCATGGCTCGTAGTGTCCCGGCCAATGCTGCGACATTCCTGGCGTATGAGATTACAAGATCGGCTCTAGGCTGA
- the LOC127785721 gene encoding uncharacterized protein At2g38710 isoform X1 — translation MVVATEEMAVYCFDALVSHYSGDQPPPPAFEEGIHPLFVTWKKATNGSEPRLRGCIGTLEARQIVTGFKEYALTSALRDRRFPPIQSKELPYLECTVSILTEYETALNHLDWEVCNYTLVLVVLSLSSNNLVVLQVGKHGLIIEFTDPDYNMRRSATYLPEVAAHEGWTHLETIDSLMRKAGYNGTITDSLRKKLRVTRYQSTLYTMHYGEYAAYVKKNRGATPEINGAPIINGFKPGH, via the exons ATGGTGGTGGCCACGGAGGAAATGGCGGTCTACTGCTTCGACGCCCTCGTCTCCCACTACAGCGgcgaccagccgccgccgcccgccttcGAGGAGGGCATCCA CCCATTGTTTGTCACCTGGAAGAAGGCTACCAATGGTTCAGAACCACGCCTTCGAGGATGCATTGGAACCTTGGAGGCTCGTCAGATTGTCACTGGCTTCAAGGAGTATGCGCTCACAAG TGCATTGAGGGACCGCCGCTTTCCTCCTATACAGTCGAAAGAACTGCCGTATTTGGAGTGTACAGTATCTATACTGACCGAATATGAAACTGCACTTAACCACCTTGACTGGGAGGTATGCAACTACACATTGGTTTTAGTCGTTCTTTCACTCTCTTCTAATAATCTTGTGGTACTGCAGGTGGGTAAGCATGGGTTAATTATTGAATTCACTGATCCAGACTATAACATGAGGCGCAGTGCAACTTATTTACCTGAGGTTGCTGCCCATGAAG GATGGACACATCTAGAGACCATTGACTCACTGATGAGGAAGGCAGGTTACAATGGTACCATAACCGACTCTTTGAGGAAGAAACTCCGTGTCACCCGCTACCAGAGTACCCTGTACACTATGCACTATGGTGAATACGCTGCATACGTCAAGAAGAACAGAGGAGCTACACCAGAAATTAACGGGGCACCTATAATTAATGGCTTCAAACCAGGCCATTGA
- the LOC127786294 gene encoding uncharacterized protein LOC127786294, whose amino-acid sequence MLPGSAAPAAGSGMFVPTQTVGTVLCCICGVAMQPNPANMCARCIRARVDITEGVPRHAAVVYCPDCTSYLQPPRSWLRAGPESPELMQILLRRLNRPLARLRVSLSAAEFVFSEPHSKRLRLKLRLRREVFNAVVLEQTHPVEFTVHDRLCDACARAQSNPDQWVAVVQLRQHVPHRRTFLYLEQLLLKHGQASLALRVAAAPGGLDFFFGSRSHAARLVDFLATVAPVQTQTAKQLVSHDTKSNVYNYKHTFSVEICPICREDLIALSPQVSRDLGGLGPIVLCIKVTNAIALLDPLTLRVHHLEEKKYRVYNFKAALTSKQLVEYIVLDIEHESPEITIDGSRYQLAYAQVARVSDFGKNDTMFTVRTHLGHLLNPGDLALGYDLYGANLNDDDMDTAMMRHSLPEVILVKKSFAKRPRTRRWKLKRLPMEEDAVNKAKGELEKRADEYEEFLRDLEHNSDIRFQIDLYKDEDYRSEMASTIGDDVPTVPIEELIEDLSLGDDEEEDEGGEGNAHADMVG is encoded by the coding sequence ATGCTGccggggtcggcggcgccggcggctgggAGCGGCATGTTCGTGCCGACGCAGACGGTGGGCACGGTGCTGTGCTGCATCTGCGGCGTGGCGATGCAGCCCAACCCGGCCAACATGTGCGCGCGCTGCATCCGCGCCCGCGTCGACATCACCGAGGGCGtcccgcgccacgccgccgtcgtctacTGCCCCGACTGCACCTCctacctccagccgccgcgctCCTGGCTCCGCGCCGGCCCGGAGTCCCCCGAGCTCATGcagatcctcctccgccgcctcaaccGCCCCCTCGCCCGCCTCCGCgtctccctctccgccgccgagtTCGTCTTCTCCGAGCCCCACTCCAAGCGCCTCCGCCtcaagctccgcctccgccgcgaggTCTTCAACGCCGTCGTCCTCGAGCAGACCCACCCCGTCGAGTTCACCGTCCACGACCGCCTCTGCGATGCCTGCGCCCGCGCCCAGTCCAACCCCGACCAGTGGGTCGCCGTCGTCCAGCTCCGCCAGCACGTCCCGCACCGCCGCACCTTCCTCTACCTCGAGCAGCTCCTCCTCAAGCACGGCCAGGCCTCCCTCgccctccgcgtcgccgccgcccccggcggcCTCGACTTCTTCTTCGGCTCCCGCTCGcacgccgcccgcctcgtcgacttcctcgccaccgtcgcccccGTCCAGACCCAGACCGCCAAGCAGCTCGTCTCCCACGACACCAAGAGCAACGTCTACAACTACAAGCACACCTTCTCCGTCGAGATCTGCCCCATCTGCCGGGAGGACCTCATCGCCCTTAGCCCTCAGGTGTCCCGCGATCTTGGAGGCCTTGGACCTATCGTCCTCTGCATCAAGGTCACCAATGCCATCGCTCTGCTTGACCCCCTCACCCTGCGTGTGCACCACCTCGAGGAAAAGAAGTACAGGGTCTACAACTTCAAGGCTGCTCTCACCAGCAAGCAGCTCGTCGAGTACATCGTGCTAGACATCGAGCACGAGTCACCAGAGATTACCATTGACGGATCTCGCTACCAGTTGGCTTATGCCCAGGTCGCCCGGGTCTCCGACTTTGGGAAAAACGACACCATGTTCACCGTGCGGACTCATCTTGGCCACCTGCTGAATCCTGGAGACCTTGCCCTTGGGTATGATCTTTATGGTGCCAACTTGAATGATGATGACATGGACACAGCTATGATGCGCCACAGTCTGCCTGAAGTCATTCTTGTTAAGAAGAGCTTCGCCAAGAGGCCACGCACACGCCGATGGAAGCTGAAGAGGCTTCCAATGGAGGAAGATGCTGTAAATAAGGCCAAGGGGGAGCTAGAGAAGAGGGCTGATGAGTATGAGGAGTTTCTCAGGGACTTGGAGCACAACTCTGATATTAGATTCCAGATTGATCTATACAAGGATGAGGACTACAGGTCGGAGATGGCATCTACTATTGGTGATGATGTTCCCACTGTGCCGATTGAGGAACTAATTGAGGACCTAAGTCTtggtgatgatgaggaggaggatgaaggTGGGGAAGGCAACGCACATGCTGATATGGTGGGATGA
- the LOC127786296 gene encoding mitochondrial carnitine/acylcarnitine carrier-like protein isoform X2 produces MGDVVKDLVAGTVGGAANLIVGHPFDTIKVKLQSQPTPAPGQFPKYAGAVDAVKQTIATEGPRGLYKGMGAPLATVAAFNALLFTVRGQMEALLRSEPGQPLTVNQQVVAGAGAGVAVSFLACPTELIKCRLQAQSALAEAAAASGVALPKGPIDVAKHVVREAGMKGLFKGLVPTMGREVPGNAVMFGVYEGTKQYLAGGQDTSNLGRGSLILSGGLAGAVFWLSVYPTDVVKSVIQVDDYKKPRYSGSVDAFKKILAADGVKGLYKGFGPAMARSVPANAATFLAYEITRSALG; encoded by the exons ATGGGGGACGTGGTCAAGGACCTGGTGGCGGGCACCGTCGGGGGAGCGGCCAACCTCATCGTCGGCCACCCCTTCGACACCATCAAGGTCAAGCTCCAGAGCCAGCCCACCCCTGCCCCCGGCCAATTCCCCAAgtacgccggcgccgtcgacgccgtcaAGCAGACCATCGCCACCGAGGGCCCCAGGGGCCTCTACAAGGGGATGGgtgcgccgctcgccaccgtcgccgccttcaACGCCCTCCTCTTCACCGTCAGGGGCCAGATGGAGGCCCTGCTGCGCTCCGAGCCCGGCCAGCCTCTCACGGTCAACCAGCAGGTCGTCGCCGGTGCGGGTGCTGGTGTTGCCGTCTCCTTCCTCGCTTGCCCAACTGAGCTCATCAAGTGCAG GTTGCAGGCCCAGAGTGCTTTAGCCGAGGCAGCTGCTGCTTCTGGCGTAGCCCTACCCAAAGGACCAATTGATGTGGCAAAGCACGTCGTCAGGGAAGCCGGCATGAAGGGTTTGTTCAAGGGCCTTGTCCCTACAATGGGCCGCGAGGTTCCTGGCAATGCCGTGATGTTTGGTGTGTATGAAGGCACCAAGCAGTACCTCGCCGGTGGTCAGGACACATCAAACCTCGGCAGGGGCTCTCTCATCCTATCCGGAGGCCTTGCTGGGGCGGTGTTCTGGCTCTCGGTTTACCCTACCGACGTCGTGAAGAGCGTGATTCAGGTGGATGACTACAAGAAGCCAAGGTACTCAGGGTCGGTCGACGCTTTCAAGAAGATTCTCGCGGCCGATGGAGTGAAGGGCTTGTACAAGGGGTTTGGACCTGCCATGGCTCGTAGTGTCCCGGCCAATGCTGCGACATTCCTGGCGTATGAGATTACAAGATCGGCTCTAGGCTGA
- the LOC127753142 gene encoding RPM1 interacting protein 13: protein MAKPKTRGRRSAPAPPPPPTPPPPPAPPANVIDLTSSPDASTTKGGGSGNRTKRAPPSLLDIELDGIEMWTPGQKRRLDEDCCILSADPLSPDVVAATAAAAANDDVAVVAERGKVACRDYPHPRSACAKFPFGTTPHDDHCEQCFCYVCDVPAPCSSWKGEKGHCHASDKDKKWKVKRTARQKRTQVVK from the exons ATGGCCAAGCCCAAGACTAGGGGGAGGAGGTCGgcccccgcgccaccgcctccgcccacgcctccccctccgcccgcgccgccggcgaacgtGATCGacctcacctcctcccccgacgcctccaccaccaagggcggcggcagcggaaaCCGGACCAAGCGGGCTCCCCCCTCGCTGCTCGACATCGAACTCGACGGGATCGAGATGTGGACCCCGGGTCAGAAGCGCCGCCTCGACGAGGACTGCTGCATCCTCTCCGCCGACCCGCTCTCCCCCGACgtcgtcgctgccaccgccgccgccgccgcgaacgatgacgtcgccgtcgtcgccgagcgcGGCAAG GTGGCGTGCCGTGACTACCCCCATCCGAGATCTGCCTGCGCCAAGTTTCCATTCGGCACTACACCCCATGATGATCATTGCGAGCAG TGCTTCTGCTACGTATGCGACGTGCCTGCCCCATGTTCCTCATGGAAGGGAGAAAAAGGGCATTGCCATGCGTCGGACAAGGACAAGAAATGGAAGGTCAAGAGAACGGCCAGGCAGAAGCGAACACAAGTAGTCAAGTAG
- the LOC127786295 gene encoding mitochondrial carnitine/acylcarnitine carrier-like protein: MGDVAKDLTAGTVGGAAQLVVGHPFDTIKVKLQSQPTPPPGQPPKFAGAMDAVKQTLAAEGPRGLYKGMGAPLATVAAFNALLFTVRGQMEAVLRSEPGAPLTVSQQVVAGAGAGVAVSFLACPTELIKCRLQAQSALASAAPAAAAAAASPVGGGAATATATATASVAAVKYGGPVDVAKQVLRSEGGVGGLFKGLGPTLAREVPGNALMFGVYEAIKQYLAGGQDTSSLGRGSLVVAGGLAGASFWGSVYPTDVVKSVIQVDDYKNPKYSGSMDAFRKILAADGVKGLYKGFGPAMARSVPANAACFLAYEVTRSALG, from the exons ATGGGTGACGTGGCCAAGGACCTGACGGCCGGCACGGTGGGCGGGGCGGCGCAGCTGGTCGTGGGGCACCCCTTCGACACCATCAAGGTGAAGCTGCAGAGccagccgacgccgccgccggggcagcCGCCCAAGTTCGCCGGCGCCATGGACGCCGTCAAGCAGACGCTGGCGGCCGAGGGGCCGAGGGGCCTGTACAAGGGGATGGGGgcgccgctcgccaccgtcgccgccttcaACGCCCTCCTCTTCACCGTCAGGGGCCAGATGGAGGCCGTGCTGCGCTCCGAGCCCGGCGCGCCGCTCACCGTCAGCCAGCAGGtcgttgccggcgccggcgccggagtcgCCGTCTCGTTCCTGGCCTGTCCCACTGAGCTCATCAAGTGCAG GTTGCAAGCCCAGAGCGCGTTGGCGTCCGctgctcctgccgccgccgccgctgccgcctctcccgtcggcggaggcgcggccacggcgacggcgacggcgacggcgagcgtggcggcggtgaaGTACGGCGGGCCGGTGGACGTGGCGAAGCAGGTGCTGAGGTCGGAGGGCGGCGTGGGGGGGCTGTTCAAGGGGCTGGGGCCGACGCTGGCGCGGGAGGTGCCGGGGAACGCGCTCATGTTCGGCGTGTACGAGGCGATCAAGCAGTACCTCGCCGGCGGGCAGGACACGTCGTCGCTGGGGCGGGGGTCGCTGGTGGTGGCcgggggcctcgccggcgcctcctTCTGGGGGTCGGTGTACCCGACGGACGTGGTGAAGAGCGTCATCCAGGTGGACGACTACAAGAACCCCAAGTACTCCGGCTCCATGGACGCCTTCAGGAagatcctcgccgccgacggcgtcaaGGGCCTCTACAAGGGCTTCGGCCCGGCCATGGCGCGCAGTGTCCCCGCCAACGCCGCCTGCTTCTTGGCCTACGAGGTCACTCGCTCTGCACTAGGCTGA
- the LOC127785613 gene encoding uncharacterized protein LOC127785613, translating to MALASSSRLLHRFSSSSLPRPCWRRVPRPRGHSRFAVRWEHRAAAVVVLLPRALLGGGFQDADAAESDDEEEEDAHGVLRPLDADDVNLDLHAPPSGPERWDVLGLGQAMVDFSGMVDDEFLHRLGIQKGTRKVVNHEERGRVLRAMDGCSYKAAAGGSLSNSLVALSRLGSSRSTNYPELRIAMAGSVGSDPLGSFYRAKLRRANLHFLSKPVKDGTTGTVIVLTTPDAQRTMLAYQGTSSTLSYDSDLASLVSKSNVVIVEGYLFELPHTIEAIKQACEDAHKNGSLIAVTASDVSCIKRCYNDFWDIVTNYADILFANANEARAFCELSSTDSPMSAARYLSHSVPLVSVTDGVHGSYIGVKGEAIYIPPPPCVPTDTCGAGDAYASGILYGILRGSSDLKSIGLLASRVAAIVVAQQGTRLRVQDADRLAESFTLHLDNLEFCSDIETDHVSNF from the exons AtggcgctcgcctcctcctcccgcctcctccaccgcttctcctcctcctctctgccGCGACCCTGCTGGCGACGGGTACCCAGGCCACGCGGCCACAGCCGCTTCGCCGTGCGGTGGGAgcaccgggcggcggcggtggtggtgctgctgccgAGAGCTCTCCTCGGAGGAGGATTCCAGGATGCCGATGCGGCTGAGagtgacgacgaggaggaggaggatgcccATGGCGTCCTGCGCCCGCTCGACGCTGACGACGTCAACCTCGACCTCCACGCGCCTCCCTCCGGCCCCGAGCGCTGGGACGTCCTCGGCCTCGGCCAGGCCATG GTTGATTTCTCAGGGATGGTGGACGACGAGTTCCTTCACAGATTGGGCATACAAAAGGGTACCAGAAAGGTTGTCAACCACGAGGAGAGAGGGCGTGTCTTGCGCGCCATGGATGGTTGCAGCTACAAGGCTGCCGCTGGAGGCTCACTGTCCAACTCGCTTGTCGCGCTATCAAGGCTTGGTAGTAGCCGCTCCACTAACTACCCCGAGCTTAGAATCGCGATGGCTGGCAGTGTGGGCAGCGACCCACTTGGTAGTTTTTACAG GGCAAAATTGCGCCGTGCTAATTTGCATTTCTTGTCTAAGCCGGTCAAAGATGGGACTACTGGAACTGTGATTGTTCTAACAACTCCAGATGCACAACGAACTATGCTTGCATATCAG GGAACATCGTCAACTTTGAGTTATGATTCAGATTTGGCCAGTCTAGTGTCCAAGTCAAATGTAGTAATTGTGGAAGGCTACCTATTTGAGCTACCTCACACGATCGAAGCCATCAAGCAAGCATGTGAAGATGCTCATAAGAATGGCTCACTTATTGCAGTTACAGCATCAGATGTGTCATGCATCAAGCGTTGCTACAATGATTTTTG GGATATTGTAACAAACTATGCGGACATATTATTCGCCAATGCCAATGAAGCGAGGGCATTCTGCGAGCTAAGCTCAACAGATAGCCCCATGTCAGCGGCAAGATACTTAAGCCATTCTGTTCCTCTAGTATCCGTGACAGATGGTGTGCACGGTTCATACATTGGAGTGAAAGGGGAAGCGATATACATCCCTCCACCACCATGTGTACCTACAGATACATGTGGGGCTGGTGATGCATACGCTTCAGGGATTCTATATGGCATTCTTCGGGGCTCTTCGGATTTGAAGAGCATTGGCCTGCTCGCTTCGCGAGTAGCTGCTATTGTCGTTGCTCAGCAAGGTACACGCCTACGGGTTCAGGACGCCGACAGATTGGCCGAATCATTCACACTTCACCTAGATAACCTGGAGTTTTGTTCAGATATTGAAACAGACCATGTTTCAAACTTCTGA